One part of the Dioscorea cayenensis subsp. rotundata cultivar TDr96_F1 chromosome 2, TDr96_F1_v2_PseudoChromosome.rev07_lg8_w22 25.fasta, whole genome shotgun sequence genome encodes these proteins:
- the LOC120278485 gene encoding cytochrome P450 86A2-like, which translates to MELNTMLMVLAVLATYMIWFKRLVLNMKGPRVWPLVGSLPGLIQHSDNMHEWISDNLTITGGTYQTCIAAVPFLARRQGLVTVTCDPKNLEHVLKTKFDNYPKGPTWHAVFQDLLGDGIFNSDGETWLLQRKTAALEFTTRTLRQAMSRWVSRAIQLRLLPILKQTEDGGGAAAVDLQDLLLRLTFDNICGLAFGRDPETLAPGLPENAFATAFDRATEASLHRFIFPEVLWRIKKWLRLGMESTLSRSVAHVDEYLSAVIKARKLELHSHSHDDLLSRFMRKGNYTDAFLQQVALNFILAGRDTSSVALSWFFWLVSNNPNVERKILEEVCSVLKETRGCDVDKWLQGPLEFEEIDRLVYLKAALSETLRLYPSVPEDSKHVVSDDVLPDGTFVPAGSAITYSIYSAGRMKTVWGEDCLEFRPERWLTGDGKRFTQHDSFKFVAFNAGPRICLGKDLAYLQMKSIAAGVLLRHRLTVAAGHRVEQKMSLTLFMKYGLRVNVHHRDLSAIVEDLRRVN; encoded by the coding sequence ATGGAGCTCAACACTATGTTAATGGTGTTGGCAGTTCTAGCTACGTACATGATATGGTTCAAACGTTTAGTCTTGAACATGAAAGGCCCACGTGTTTGGCCACTCGTCGGAAGTCTCCCCGGCTTAATCCAACACTCCGACAACATGCATGAATGGATCTCCGACAACCTCACCATCACCGGCGGCACTTACCAAACATGCATCGCCGCCGTGCCGTTCCTCGCCCGCCGGCAAGGACTTGTCACTGTCACTTGCGACCCAAAAAACTTGGAACACGTGTTAAAGACCAAGTTCGATAACTATCCCAAAGGTCCAACATGGCACGCCGTCTTCCAAGACCTCCTCGGAGACGGGATCTTCAACTCCGACGGTGAGACTTGGTTGTTACAACGCAAGACTGCGGCGCTTGAGTTCACAACTCGTACTCTTCGTCAAGCTATGTCTCGTTGGGTTTCACGTGCCATTCAGCTCAGACTCCTTCCTATTCTCAAACAAACCGAAGACGGTGGCGGCGCCGCCGCCGTTGACCTCCAAGATCTTCTTCTCCGTCTCACCTTCGACAACATTTGCGGCTTGGCTTTCGGCAGGGATCCTGAGACGTTAGCCCCTGGCTTGCCGGAAAACGCATTCGCCACCGCGTTTGACCGTGCTACTGAAGCTAGTCTTCACCGGTTTATCTTCCCGGAAGTCTTGTGGCGGATCAAGAAGTGGCTCCGGCTTGGCATGGAGTCAACGCTCAGCCGCAGCGTTGCTCACGTCGACGAGTATCTCTCCGCCGTCATCAAAGCTCGGAAACTCGAACTCCATTCTCACTCTCACGATGATCTTTTATCCCGTTTCATGCGCAAAGGTAACTACACTGACGCTTTTCTCCAACAAGTAGCTCTAAACTTCATCCTCGCCGGCCGTGACACATCCTCCGTTGCACTCAGCTGGTTCTTCTGGCTCGTCTCTAACAATCCAAACGTCGAACGGAAAATCCTCGAAGAGGTTTGTTCCGTTCTTAAAGAAACTAGAGGTTGTGATGTCGATAAATGGCTTCAAGGTCCATTAGAGTTCGAAGAGATCGATAGGCTTGTTTATCTTAAAGCAGCTTTGTCGGAGACTCTTCGGCTTTATCCTTCGGTGCCGGAGGACTCTAAACATGTTGTTTCCGATGATGTTTTGCCCGACGGGACTTTTGTTCCGGCAGGGTCTGCGATTACTTACTCTATTTACTCGGCTGGCCGGATGAAGACTGTTTGGGGTGAAGATTGTTTGGAATTCCGGCCGGAAAGGTGGCTCACCGGAGATGGGAAGAGATTTACACAGCATGATTCTTTTAAGTTTGTAGCTTTTAATGCTGGTCCAAGGATTTGTTTGGGTAAAGATCTTGCTTATTTGCAGATGAAGTCAATCGCGGCAGGTGTGCTTCTCCGGCATCGGCTTACGGTGGCCGCCGGCCACCGTGTTGAGCAAAAGATGTCACTCACTTTGTTCATGAAGTATGGTTTACGTGTCAACGTGCACCATAGGGACCTTTCAGCCATTGTTGAAGATCTAAGGagagttaattaa